In Planctomycetia bacterium, one DNA window encodes the following:
- a CDS encoding MFS transporter, with translation MDWIGARGVPYMARRAYTIEVRHFLFWGLFAGLVEGTVSAVVVAKTFGGSNFLITVVQATPAFANLVSLYWGALIVGRRKIPAFIALASASVAVALSIAVTPRSHLGGWIFALQICLARVFMSGVVTTRASLWKSNYPRSHRGRITANLQIVRTLMSLPVILGGGLLFDLAPAAYHWFYPTIAVIGAMGLLVLRGERVRGEERTISHRTNGDPTEPTARRIETDDAKKPLADDGVIEPFSLIALVSPWQIIHRMRQVLRADPRFARYCKAQMCIGTANLMVMPVNTIVLTKVLNLNYTLSNGLLDFIPRVVTIAMLPVWARLFDRVGVLRFRMSNSLCWCGSLLFCGLGALFAHLSTGQAGALAAVALGIYVVGRLFEGFAQSGGAIAWNIGHLHFAEDDKAELYMGIHVSLTGLRGLIAPFLGALLYTYIGWLVFMVGFVISLIGYFIFTGLAREEAAMTNGVLRRDETDTHIEPSNGEPAARATRPARPLQDASRGSAS, from the coding sequence GTGGATTGGATCGGCGCTCGCGGCGTGCCTTACATGGCGCGCCGCGCTTACACCATCGAAGTCAGGCACTTCCTGTTCTGGGGGCTGTTCGCCGGGCTGGTTGAAGGGACGGTCTCCGCCGTCGTCGTCGCCAAGACCTTCGGCGGCAGCAACTTCCTCATCACCGTTGTCCAGGCCACCCCCGCCTTCGCCAATCTCGTCAGCCTCTACTGGGGCGCGCTCATCGTCGGCCGACGGAAAATTCCCGCCTTCATCGCCCTCGCCTCCGCCAGCGTCGCCGTTGCTCTTTCCATCGCCGTCACGCCGCGCTCCCATCTGGGCGGATGGATCTTCGCCCTGCAAATCTGCCTCGCGCGCGTCTTCATGTCCGGCGTCGTCACCACACGCGCCTCCCTCTGGAAGAGCAACTACCCGCGCTCCCATCGAGGCCGTATCACCGCCAACCTTCAGATCGTCCGCACCCTGATGAGCCTGCCCGTCATCCTCGGCGGCGGCCTGCTCTTTGACCTTGCTCCCGCCGCTTATCATTGGTTCTACCCCACCATCGCCGTCATCGGCGCGATGGGCCTGCTGGTCCTGCGCGGCGAACGCGTCCGCGGCGAGGAGCGGACCATCTCCCATCGAACCAACGGCGACCCCACAGAGCCGACCGCGCGGCGGATCGAAACCGACGATGCAAAAAAACCCCTCGCCGACGACGGCGTCATCGAGCCCTTCTCGCTCATCGCCCTCGTCAGCCCCTGGCAGATCATCCATCGCATGCGGCAAGTCCTCCGCGCCGACCCGCGCTTCGCCCGATACTGCAAGGCCCAGATGTGCATCGGCACCGCCAACCTCATGGTCATGCCGGTTAATACAATCGTCTTAACCAAAGTCCTCAACCTCAACTACACCTTGAGCAACGGCCTGCTCGATTTCATTCCCCGCGTCGTCACCATCGCCATGCTCCCCGTCTGGGCGCGCCTCTTCGACCGCGTCGGCGTCCTGCGCTTTCGCATGTCCAACTCGCTCTGCTGGTGCGGATCGCTGCTCTTCTGCGGCCTCGGCGCGCTTTTCGCACACCTCTCCACCGGGCAGGCCGGCGCGCTCGCCGCCGTCGCCCTCGGCATCTACGTCGTCGGCCGACTCTTCGAAGGATTCGCCCAGAGCGGCGGCGCCATCGCATGGAACATCGGCCACCTGCACTTCGCCGAGGACGACAAGGCCGAGCTGTACATGGGCATTCACGTGTCACTGACCGGCCTGCGCGGGCTGATCGCGCCGTTCCTCGGCGCGCTGCTTTACACGTACATAGGCTGGCTCGTCTTCATGGTGGGATTCGTCATCTCGCTGATCGGCTATTTTATCTTCACCGGGTTGGCCCGCGAAGAAGCCGCGATGACAAACGGCGTGCTTCGGCGCGACGAAACCGACACGCACATTGAACCGTCCAACGGCGAACCCGCCGCACGCGCTACCCGCCCGGCGCGCCCGCTTCAAGATGCTTCGCGAGGAAGTGCGTCATGA
- a CDS encoding xanthine dehydrogenase family protein, protein MSIGVDIPRVDGLDKLTGRAAYVDDVAIPGVLHGGTIRTPIARGRIKRVVFDPTINWSEFVIVDHRDIPAGRNAIKLIETDQPALVASAFRHKHEPVVLIAHRSIHKLRDALRAVRVEVDPLPAVLKPDMPLTPELIQHGTDNVLKHLEIRKGAGEIGGERDWEALFNSAAHVIEGRYATGAQEHVYLETQGMVAWQEDGRLVVRGSMQCPYYVVDSLAYFFDRPREAFRVIQAPVGGGFGGKEDFPSNLAIHAALLAEKAGAAVKIVYDRQEDMAATTKRHPGVVRHRTALDASGRLLAMDIDVVLDGGAYVTLSPVVLSRGCIHAAGPYACENIRVIGEARLTNSVPYGAFRGFGAPQTMFAIERHMDVIARRLRMSPVELRRRNLVRDGQTLATGQVVTGGVDLPALMDAALHDARYDERRRQHAAMNHGEGAHPYLRRGIGFATFHHGSGFTGSGETYLASEVWVEGHADGTIEVLTAQTDMGQGTSTILSQIAAARLGVPANLVRVAMADTSRVPNSGPTVASRTAMVVGKLIEVACDDLLKQTGVSVTKSASSDLPVALQAWHATNPGQRLIGRGKYQKPAHIQWDDQTYRGDAYAAYSWGAYVAEVEIDLRTYGVRVTDFVARQEVGRVLNPTLARGQIQGGVVQGIGWALYEDVVLDDGVMKNCQMTNYVIPACADLPPIRVFFEESPSPFGPQGAKGIGELPMDGPAPAILNAVCDALGIEANEIPLTPERLMTLLEGR, encoded by the coding sequence ATGAGCATCGGTGTTGACATTCCGCGGGTCGATGGGCTGGACAAGCTCACCGGCCGGGCCGCGTACGTGGACGACGTGGCGATCCCCGGCGTGTTGCACGGCGGGACGATTCGCACGCCGATCGCGCGGGGGCGGATCAAGCGCGTTGTGTTTGATCCGACGATCAACTGGTCGGAGTTTGTGATCGTCGATCATCGGGACATCCCCGCGGGGCGGAACGCGATCAAGCTGATTGAGACCGATCAGCCGGCGCTGGTGGCAAGCGCGTTTCGGCACAAACACGAGCCGGTGGTGCTGATTGCGCACCGGTCGATTCATAAACTGCGCGATGCGTTGCGGGCGGTGCGTGTGGAGGTTGATCCGCTGCCGGCGGTGTTGAAGCCGGACATGCCGCTCACGCCGGAGTTGATTCAGCATGGAACCGACAACGTGCTGAAGCACTTGGAGATTCGCAAGGGGGCGGGCGAGATCGGAGGCGAGCGCGATTGGGAAGCGTTGTTCAATTCCGCGGCGCACGTCATCGAGGGCCGCTACGCCACCGGCGCGCAGGAGCATGTCTATCTTGAGACGCAGGGCATGGTGGCATGGCAGGAGGACGGTCGGCTCGTGGTGCGCGGGTCGATGCAGTGTCCGTATTACGTGGTGGATTCACTGGCGTATTTTTTTGATCGGCCGCGCGAGGCGTTTCGGGTGATTCAGGCGCCGGTCGGCGGGGGCTTTGGCGGCAAGGAGGATTTTCCGTCGAACCTGGCGATTCATGCAGCGCTGCTGGCGGAGAAGGCCGGAGCGGCAGTGAAGATCGTGTACGACCGTCAGGAAGACATGGCGGCGACGACGAAGCGGCACCCGGGCGTGGTGCGGCATCGCACGGCGTTGGATGCGAGCGGCAGGTTGCTGGCGATGGATATAGACGTCGTACTGGATGGCGGAGCGTATGTGACGCTGTCGCCGGTGGTGTTGAGTCGCGGCTGCATTCACGCGGCGGGTCCGTATGCGTGTGAGAACATCCGCGTGATCGGCGAGGCGCGCCTGACGAACAGTGTGCCGTACGGGGCGTTCCGCGGGTTCGGCGCGCCGCAGACGATGTTCGCGATCGAGCGGCACATGGACGTGATCGCGCGGCGGCTGCGGATGTCACCGGTGGAGCTGCGGCGGCGAAATCTGGTGCGCGACGGGCAGACGCTGGCGACGGGGCAGGTGGTGACGGGTGGAGTTGATCTTCCGGCCTTGATGGACGCGGCGCTGCACGATGCGCGGTACGACGAGCGGCGAAGGCAACACGCGGCGATGAACCATGGCGAGGGGGCGCATCCTTATCTGCGGCGCGGCATCGGCTTCGCGACTTTTCACCACGGTTCAGGATTCACGGGGAGCGGCGAGACCTATCTCGCATCGGAGGTGTGGGTCGAAGGACATGCTGACGGCACGATCGAGGTGCTCACCGCGCAGACCGACATGGGGCAGGGAACATCGACGATCCTGTCGCAGATCGCCGCGGCGCGGCTTGGTGTGCCTGCCAATCTCGTTCGCGTGGCGATGGCCGATACCAGCCGCGTGCCCAACAGCGGGCCGACGGTAGCCAGCCGCACCGCGATGGTCGTTGGGAAATTGATTGAAGTCGCGTGCGATGATCTATTGAAGCAAACGGGCGTCAGCGTCACAAAATCGGCATCGAGCGATTTACCTGTGGCGCTTCAGGCCTGGCACGCGACGAACCCGGGGCAACGGCTGATCGGCCGCGGGAAGTATCAAAAGCCCGCGCACATTCAATGGGACGACCAGACTTATCGCGGCGATGCGTACGCGGCGTACTCGTGGGGGGCGTACGTCGCCGAAGTAGAAATTGATTTGCGAACCTATGGCGTACGCGTGACGGATTTCGTCGCGCGGCAGGAGGTCGGTCGCGTGCTGAATCCGACGCTGGCGCGCGGGCAGATTCAGGGCGGCGTCGTGCAGGGCATCGGCTGGGCGCTGTATGAAGACGTGGTCCTGGACGACGGCGTCATGAAAAATTGTCAAATGACGAATTATGTCATCCCCGCGTGCGCCGATCTGCCGCCGATTCGCGTTTTTTTCGAGGAGTCGCCATCGCCCTTCGGTCCGCAGGGAGCCAAGGGGATCGGCGAGTTGCCGATGGACGGCCCCGCGCCGGCGATCCTGAACGCGGTGTGCGATGCGCTGGGCATTGAAGCGAACGAGATTCCGCTGACGCCCGAGCGATTGATGACGTTGCTGGAGGGCCGGTGA
- a CDS encoding iron-containing alcohol dehydrogenase — MLADLLQYSAVRVTFGAGTLRKLGEIAVELGGTRVLLVTDPGIRRAGHADRGAEILRDAGLEVTIFHDVHENPTTRVVDAGLRVARELGIDLIVGLGGGSSMDAAKGINFLLTNGGRMSDYWGVGKATRPMLPLIAVPTTAGTGSEAQSFALITDPDTHQKMACGDEKALPRAAILDPELTATAPRAVTAATGIDAVAHAVETAGCNRRSELSRRMSREAWRLLDAAFETVMRGAGKKGGASDRAPEGIDGASLGGDEPDAARQRMLFGAHLAGVAIEKSMLGAAHACANPLTSEFGVVHGQAVGLMLPHVIRYNAAEGENPYADLCADAVLLAERIEHLLNAAALPRRLSQLDIPAAALPRLADLAAQQWTARFNPRPVGANALLSIYRAAM; from the coding sequence ATGCTCGCTGATTTGCTGCAATATTCCGCCGTGCGGGTGACGTTCGGCGCGGGGACGCTTCGCAAGCTCGGCGAGATTGCCGTCGAGCTGGGTGGCACGCGTGTGCTGCTGGTGACCGATCCCGGCATTCGTCGCGCGGGGCATGCTGATCGCGGCGCGGAGATTCTGCGCGATGCGGGGTTGGAAGTGACCATCTTTCACGATGTGCACGAAAACCCTACGACGCGCGTCGTCGACGCCGGCTTGCGCGTCGCGCGCGAGCTGGGTATCGATCTCATCGTCGGCCTCGGCGGCGGCAGTAGCATGGACGCGGCCAAGGGCATCAACTTCCTGCTCACCAATGGCGGCCGCATGAGCGACTACTGGGGCGTCGGCAAGGCGACTCGCCCCATGTTGCCGCTCATCGCCGTGCCCACGACGGCCGGGACCGGCAGCGAGGCGCAGTCGTTCGCGCTGATCACCGATCCCGACACGCATCAGAAGATGGCCTGCGGCGATGAGAAGGCGTTGCCGCGCGCGGCGATACTCGATCCGGAATTGACCGCGACGGCCCCGCGCGCGGTGACCGCGGCGACGGGGATTGATGCCGTGGCGCACGCGGTGGAGACGGCCGGCTGCAATCGGCGAAGTGAATTATCGCGGCGGATGTCGCGCGAGGCGTGGCGGTTGCTTGATGCGGCGTTTGAGACGGTGATGCGCGGGGCGGGCAAGAAAGGCGGTGCGAGCGACCGCGCGCCGGAAGGCATCGATGGCGCGAGCCTCGGCGGTGATGAGCCTGACGCCGCACGGCAACGGATGTTGTTCGGCGCGCACCTCGCCGGCGTGGCGATTGAAAAGTCCATGCTGGGCGCGGCGCACGCGTGTGCCAATCCGTTGACGAGCGAGTTCGGAGTCGTGCACGGGCAGGCGGTCGGCCTGATGCTGCCGCACGTGATTCGTTACAATGCGGCCGAGGGCGAGAACCCCTATGCCGATCTGTGCGCCGACGCCGTCCTCCTCGCCGAGCGGATCGAACACCTGCTCAACGCCGCCGCCCTGCCGCGCCGCTTGTCGCAATTAGACATCCCGGCCGCCGCCCTGCCGCGCCTGGCGGACCTGGCGGCGCAGCAATGGACCGCGCGCTTCAACCCGCGCCCCGTCGGCGCAAACGCGCTCCTCTCCATCTATCGCGCGGCGATGTGA
- a CDS encoding glycosyltransferase family 2 protein translates to MNPSGISVIIPSYNSAEVLPAAIESVLAQTLPPDEIIVVDDGSAPDADGMDRTADVCAPYFKHVRLIRQANGGASAARNTGIARSHGGWLAFLDADDVWEPEKLATQVAAMRQNPEADFCITAARVWSESEQTFVTMSYDGPLDPARIQAALLVRNVFTGLCSSMLARREAIESVGGFASGRACEDRRIAIELLRRHRALILPTPLIRQQPGPAHWRDPRKHGAEMERLIADYAELFRVLDPSGRLRRRAVARVHERTGMHYLENGDLPTAAKHLRSAALMWPFMANPWRVLVNYCLGRLRGRAASASKLAGCMIGIDILLRRTIMTS, encoded by the coding sequence ATGAACCCCAGCGGTATTTCCGTCATCATTCCATCGTACAACTCGGCCGAGGTGTTGCCCGCGGCGATTGAGTCGGTGCTGGCACAGACGCTGCCGCCCGATGAGATCATCGTGGTGGACGACGGCAGCGCGCCGGATGCGGACGGGATGGATCGCACGGCGGACGTCTGCGCGCCGTATTTCAAGCATGTGCGGTTGATTCGTCAGGCGAACGGCGGAGCGTCGGCGGCGCGGAACACGGGGATCGCGCGGTCGCACGGTGGGTGGCTGGCGTTTCTCGATGCCGACGACGTGTGGGAGCCGGAGAAACTGGCGACGCAGGTCGCGGCGATGCGGCAGAATCCGGAGGCGGATTTCTGCATCACGGCGGCGCGCGTGTGGAGCGAGTCGGAACAGACATTTGTCACGATGTCGTACGACGGGCCGCTCGATCCCGCGCGGATTCAGGCGGCGCTGCTGGTGCGCAATGTGTTCACCGGTTTGTGTTCGTCGATGCTGGCGCGGCGGGAGGCGATAGAGTCGGTCGGCGGGTTCGCTTCGGGGCGGGCGTGCGAGGATCGGCGGATCGCGATTGAACTGTTGCGCCGCCATCGGGCGCTGATCCTCCCGACGCCGCTGATTCGCCAGCAGCCGGGGCCGGCGCATTGGCGCGATCCGCGCAAGCACGGCGCGGAGATGGAGCGGCTGATCGCGGATTACGCCGAACTGTTTCGCGTGCTGGATCCGTCGGGGCGATTGCGGCGGCGGGCCGTCGCGCGCGTCCATGAGCGCACGGGCATGCATTACCTTGAAAATGGCGACCTGCCGACGGCGGCGAAGCATCTTCGCAGTGCGGCGCTGATGTGGCCGTTCATGGCGAATCCGTGGCGTGTGCTGGTGAATTATTGTTTGGGGCGGTTACGCGGGAGAGCGGCATCGGCGAGCAAGCTCGCCGGCTGCATGATCGGCATTGACATCCTGCTACGGCGCACGATCATGACGTCATGA
- a CDS encoding alpha/beta hydrolase, translating to MSAHKKCGLSPANRSAGFFILIVVVSAVSAVGCNPPPVGIYDVRAYESIPYVTRGDRKLLIDIYTPVGGPLPRPAIVLFHGGGWMHGDRRSLRPMVKHLASMGYTAATAQYRLCDLGGDHHPAPILDALAAIRFLKVRRAQYGVDPQRVGVGGFSAGGQLALVAGLAGQSEAFQDDAYAGESADVRCIVSIAGPTDLTTIYKSANFVIRRMADGYLGGSPEKFAARYVEASPISHVHAGAPPILILHGDRDEVVPFEQATKLAEACEGAGVSCTVAKLPGFGHAWCQPFGSQPSLRAWPIMTHFLAKHLEAGAPGG from the coding sequence ATGAGCGCCCACAAAAAGTGCGGTCTTTCGCCTGCAAATCGCTCCGCCGGATTTTTCATTCTCATCGTCGTCGTCAGCGCGGTTTCCGCCGTCGGATGCAACCCGCCGCCGGTGGGGATCTACGACGTTCGCGCGTACGAGTCGATTCCGTACGTGACGCGCGGTGATCGCAAGTTGTTGATCGACATTTATACGCCTGTCGGCGGACCACTCCCGCGGCCGGCGATTGTGCTGTTTCACGGCGGGGGATGGATGCACGGGGATCGGCGTAGCCTTCGGCCGATGGTGAAGCACCTCGCGTCGATGGGGTACACGGCGGCCACGGCGCAGTATCGCTTGTGTGATCTCGGCGGCGACCATCACCCCGCGCCGATTCTGGATGCGCTGGCGGCGATTCGATTTCTCAAGGTCCGTCGCGCGCAATACGGGGTCGATCCGCAGCGCGTGGGCGTCGGCGGATTCTCAGCCGGGGGGCAGCTGGCGCTGGTGGCGGGGCTGGCGGGCCAATCGGAGGCGTTCCAAGACGATGCGTACGCGGGCGAGTCCGCCGATGTGCGCTGCATCGTGAGCATCGCCGGGCCGACCGATCTGACAACCATCTACAAGTCGGCGAATTTTGTGATCCGGCGAATGGCGGACGGCTATCTGGGCGGCTCGCCGGAAAAGTTCGCCGCGCGGTACGTCGAGGCGTCGCCGATTTCACACGTTCACGCCGGCGCGCCGCCGATCCTGATTCTGCATGGCGATCGTGATGAGGTGGTGCCGTTCGAGCAGGCGACCAAGCTTGCCGAGGCTTGCGAAGGGGCCGGCGTGTCGTGCACGGTGGCGAAACTGCCGGGGTTCGGCCATGCGTGGTGTCAGCCGTTCGGGAGTCAACCTTCGCTGCGGGCGTGGCCGATCATGACGCACTTCCTCGCGAAGCATCTTGAAGCGGGCGCGCCGGGCGGGTAG
- a CDS encoding hydroxyacid dehydrogenase has product MIADKFEENGLARLREMGCDVLYKPGTSGPALTAALRETGARVLVVRSTRVTGEMLRAAENLKLVIRAGSGTDTIDVDAATECDIRVCNCPGLNSVAVAELTIGLMIALDRRIADETNDLRRGVWNKKEYSRARGLKGRTLGIIGLGRIGYEVASRAKAFEMRLIYHDVVPRPDIERELGVRQVPLEQLLRESDFITLHVTGGKENHHLIGAREIAQMKPTAYLLNCSRGDVLDEQALIEALESGRIAGAAMDVYEIEPAATDSEFKDPVRTAPRFCGTHHVGASTEQAQLAIAEEVAHIVERFMERGEALHCVNARQPADRL; this is encoded by the coding sequence CTGATCGCCGACAAATTCGAGGAAAACGGGCTGGCCCGGCTCCGGGAGATGGGCTGCGACGTGTTGTACAAACCGGGCACGAGCGGCCCCGCGCTGACGGCTGCCCTGCGCGAGACGGGCGCGCGCGTGCTGGTCGTCCGATCGACGCGGGTGACGGGGGAGATGCTCCGCGCGGCGGAGAATCTCAAGCTCGTCATTCGCGCCGGCTCCGGCACAGACACGATCGACGTGGACGCGGCGACCGAATGCGACATTCGGGTCTGCAATTGCCCCGGTCTGAACAGCGTCGCCGTGGCGGAGCTGACGATCGGCCTGATGATCGCGCTGGACCGCCGCATCGCCGACGAGACGAACGATCTGCGGCGCGGCGTCTGGAACAAAAAGGAGTACAGCCGGGCACGCGGGCTGAAAGGGCGCACGCTGGGGATCATCGGTCTCGGACGCATCGGGTACGAAGTCGCCAGCCGCGCGAAGGCGTTTGAAATGCGGCTGATCTATCACGACGTGGTGCCTCGGCCGGACATTGAACGCGAGCTGGGTGTGCGTCAGGTGCCGCTGGAACAGTTGTTGCGCGAATCGGACTTCATCACGTTGCACGTGACCGGCGGGAAGGAGAATCACCATCTGATCGGTGCGCGGGAGATCGCGCAGATGAAACCGACGGCTTACCTGCTGAATTGCAGCCGCGGGGATGTGCTGGACGAACAGGCGCTGATCGAAGCGCTGGAAAGCGGTCGGATCGCCGGCGCGGCAATGGATGTGTATGAGATTGAACCGGCCGCGACGGACAGCGAGTTCAAGGACCCGGTCCGGACCGCGCCGCGATTCTGCGGAACGCATCACGTCGGCGCGTCCACGGAGCAGGCGCAGCTCGCCATCGCCGAAGAGGTCGCGCACATCGTCGAGCGATTCATGGAGCGAGGCGAAGCGCTGCACTGCGTCAACGCGCGACAGCCGGCGGACAGGTTGTAG
- the uvrA gene encoding excinuclease ABC subunit UvrA produces the protein MRIRGARTHNLRDLSLDIPRDRLIVVTGLSGSGKSSLAFDTIYAEGQRRYVESLSTYARQVLGPSLRPDVDVIEGLPPTIAIAQQAGRSGPRSTVATITDIHDFLRLLFARVGEPHCPGCGMPITRHTLTQIVDAIMVTPSGSRLMILAPVVRAASGAHSETLARIGKQGFVRVRIDGHQHEASAVPPLEKNKPHDIDVVVDRLVMRDDLRARLTESIETALRLADGLVIASRDVDGDWADTRYCTRYRCPDCNLALPELEPRLFSFNSPHGACPACEGLGEEYSFDPRQIVPDPKLPLEAGAIAPWRRGDALSRPMARLLDQFCQAFNVSPSTPYCNLPAKVRDILLNGTSPNASGAAFEGVIPNLQRRWKESQSDALRERLAQYIARRPCPACLGARLRPEALAVKLDGKSIDELAHLSIDAAAGFFHAFSPAADLRPIAEPIVREIRQRLRFMIDVGIGYLTLARTTDTLSNGEAQRIRLATQIGSGLVGVCYVLDEPTIGLHPRDTARLIDTLRRLKAQGNTLFVVEHDPDVIAAGEWFIDLGPGAGAHGGRLLANGPRDALLASTESVTAAYVRGDAAVAHAAGRALREPDARRVLTVQGAAENNLQRIDVTFPLGLFCCVTGVSGSGKSTLVNQILLPALKQHLGISHDRPGAHRAITGLAYVDKVIEIDQSSIGRSPRSNPATYCGVFDAVRDLFARTREARARGYDAARFSFNARGGRCEACHGYGTRRVEMHFLPDLFVKCGDCGGTRYSRETLEIRYRGKSIADVLNLRAEEALAFFENVPAIRQTLAAVVDVGLGYLTLGQPAHMLSGGEAQRLKLAAELARSPIGHTLYVLDEPTSGLHFADIRRLLDVLHRLIDAGHSVIAIEHNLDVIRQADWIIDLGPEGGDAGGRLIAEGSPMQIAQTDTHTGRHLKRVMANEKFTPAASFAEAGEAAQKASTRDQSCHE, from the coding sequence ATTCGCATCCGCGGCGCCCGCACCCACAACCTCCGCGATCTCTCGCTCGATATCCCGCGCGATCGGCTCATCGTCGTCACCGGGCTGTCCGGCTCCGGAAAAAGTTCGCTCGCCTTCGACACGATCTACGCCGAAGGTCAGCGCCGCTACGTCGAAAGCCTGTCCACGTACGCACGCCAGGTACTCGGCCCGTCGCTGCGGCCCGACGTCGATGTCATCGAAGGCCTCCCGCCGACCATCGCCATCGCCCAGCAGGCCGGACGATCCGGTCCGCGATCGACCGTCGCGACCATCACCGATATCCACGATTTCCTGCGACTGCTCTTCGCACGCGTCGGCGAGCCGCACTGCCCCGGCTGCGGCATGCCCATCACCCGCCACACCCTCACCCAGATTGTTGACGCCATCATGGTGACACCTTCCGGATCGCGCCTGATGATCCTCGCGCCGGTGGTGCGAGCGGCGAGCGGCGCGCACTCCGAAACGCTCGCCCGCATCGGCAAGCAGGGCTTTGTCCGCGTGCGCATCGACGGTCATCAGCACGAAGCCTCCGCCGTGCCCCCGCTCGAAAAGAACAAGCCGCACGACATCGATGTCGTCGTGGATCGCCTCGTCATGCGCGACGACCTCCGCGCTCGGCTGACGGAATCCATCGAAACGGCCCTCCGCCTGGCGGACGGTCTCGTCATCGCCTCGCGCGACGTCGACGGTGACTGGGCAGACACGCGCTATTGCACCCGTTACCGTTGCCCGGATTGCAACCTCGCCCTGCCGGAGCTGGAGCCGCGGCTGTTCTCCTTCAACTCGCCGCACGGTGCCTGCCCCGCGTGCGAAGGTCTCGGCGAAGAATACTCCTTCGACCCCCGGCAGATCGTCCCCGATCCGAAGTTGCCGCTCGAAGCCGGTGCGATCGCGCCCTGGCGGCGCGGCGACGCGCTCTCGCGCCCCATGGCCCGGCTGCTCGATCAATTCTGCCAAGCGTTCAACGTCTCGCCCTCCACGCCCTATTGCAACCTGCCCGCGAAGGTTAGAGACATTTTGCTAAACGGCACGTCCCCAAACGCGAGCGGCGCCGCCTTCGAAGGCGTCATCCCCAACCTGCAACGCCGCTGGAAGGAATCGCAGAGCGACGCCCTGCGCGAACGGCTTGCACAGTACATCGCGCGCCGACCCTGCCCTGCCTGCCTTGGCGCGCGGCTGCGGCCCGAAGCCCTCGCCGTCAAACTCGACGGCAAGTCCATCGACGAACTCGCGCACTTGAGCATCGACGCCGCTGCCGGCTTCTTCCACGCCTTCTCGCCCGCCGCCGACCTGCGACCCATCGCCGAACCCATCGTCCGCGAGATTCGCCAGCGCCTGCGATTCATGATCGACGTCGGAATCGGCTACCTCACCCTCGCTCGGACCACCGATACGCTCTCCAACGGCGAGGCCCAGCGAATTCGGCTCGCCACCCAGATCGGCTCCGGCCTCGTCGGCGTCTGTTACGTGCTCGACGAGCCGACGATCGGGCTGCACCCGCGCGACACAGCGCGGCTCATCGACACACTCCGTCGGCTGAAGGCGCAGGGCAACACGCTTTTTGTCGTCGAGCACGATCCCGACGTGATCGCCGCCGGCGAGTGGTTCATCGACCTCGGCCCCGGAGCGGGCGCGCACGGCGGCCGCCTGCTGGCCAACGGCCCGCGCGATGCGCTGCTGGCCTCGACGGAATCCGTCACCGCCGCGTACGTGCGAGGCGACGCCGCCGTCGCGCACGCCGCAGGCCGCGCGTTGCGCGAGCCCGATGCGCGCCGCGTGTTGACCGTGCAAGGCGCGGCGGAGAACAACCTGCAACGCATCGACGTGACCTTCCCGCTCGGCCTGTTCTGCTGCGTCACCGGCGTGTCCGGCTCGGGCAAGTCCACCCTCGTGAATCAAATCCTGCTGCCCGCGCTGAAGCAGCACCTGGGCATCTCGCACGACCGCCCCGGCGCACACCGCGCCATCACCGGGCTGGCCTACGTCGACAAGGTCATCGAGATCGATCAATCCTCCATCGGCCGCAGCCCGCGCAGCAATCCCGCCACGTATTGCGGCGTCTTCGACGCAGTCCGCGATCTCTTCGCCAGGACGCGCGAGGCCCGCGCTCGCGGCTACGACGCCGCGCGCTTTTCCTTCAACGCGCGCGGCGGCCGGTGCGAAGCGTGCCACGGTTACGGCACTCGCCGCGTCGAGATGCACTTCCTCCCCGATCTCTTCGTGAAATGCGGCGACTGCGGCGGCACGCGCTACAGCCGCGAAACGCTGGAGATTCGCTATCGCGGAAAATCCATCGCCGACGTGCTCAACCTCCGCGCCGAAGAGGCGCTGGCGTTCTTCGAAAACGTGCCCGCGATCAGGCAAACGCTCGCCGCCGTCGTCGATGTCGGTCTGGGCTACCTCACGCTCGGCCAGCCCGCGCACATGCTCTCCGGCGGCGAGGCCCAGCGCCTGAAACTCGCCGCCGAACTGGCACGCTCCCCCATCGGCCACACGCTCTACGTCCTCGACGAACCGACCAGCGGGCTGCATTTCGCCGACATCCGACGCCTGCTCGACGTGTTGCACCGGCTCATCGACGCGGGCCACTCCGTCATCGCCATCGAACACAATTTAGACGTCATTCGACAGGCCGATTGGATCATCGACCTCGGCCCCGAAGGCGGCGATGCGGGCGGGCGGCTCATCGCCGAAGGATCGCCCATGCAAATCGCCCAAACCGATACGCACACGGGACGACACCTCAAGCGGGTCATGGCGAACGAAAAGTTCACCCCGGCCGCCAGCTTTGCCGAAGCGGGCGAGGCCGCGCAGAAGGCATCAACCCGCGACCAATCGTGCCATGAATGA